One Kitasatospora sp. NBC_01266 genomic window carries:
- a CDS encoding O-acetyl-ADP-ribose deacetylase, producing the protein MTQITLIQGDITEQRVDVVVNAANSSLLGGGGVDGAIHRAGGPEILAECRRLRAAHYGRGLSVGQAVATTAGRLPAGHVVHTVGPVYGAEQYEQGARLLASCYRESLRLAVLELGARSVAFPAVSAGVYRWPLEDAARIALSTVAEVLAEDPVKELAGLEVRFVLFGAEAYEIFARVREELGLAGRSAGPDGV; encoded by the coding sequence GTGACGCAGATCACTTTGATTCAGGGTGATATCACGGAGCAGCGGGTGGATGTGGTGGTCAACGCCGCCAACTCGTCGCTGCTGGGTGGTGGTGGCGTCGACGGGGCGATCCACCGGGCCGGCGGTCCCGAGATCCTGGCGGAGTGCCGCAGGCTGCGGGCCGCGCACTACGGGCGGGGCCTCTCGGTCGGCCAGGCGGTGGCCACCACGGCCGGGCGGCTGCCGGCCGGTCATGTGGTGCACACCGTCGGGCCGGTGTACGGGGCGGAGCAGTACGAGCAGGGGGCGCGGCTGTTGGCCTCCTGCTATCGGGAGTCGCTCCGGTTGGCGGTGCTGGAGCTGGGGGCGAGGAGCGTGGCGTTCCCCGCGGTGTCCGCCGGGGTGTACCGGTGGCCGCTGGAGGACGCGGCCCGGATCGCGCTGTCCACCGTGGCCGAGGTGCTCGCGGAGGATCCGGTCAAGGAGCTGGCGGGTCTGGAGGTGCGGTTCGTGCTGTTCGGCGCGGAGGCGTACGAGATCTTCGCGCGGGTGCGGGAGGAGCTGGGGCTGGCGGGCCGGTCGGCCG